In one window of Nocardioides panacisoli DNA:
- a CDS encoding glucosyl-3-phosphoglycerate synthase — MDPAARAWFDRRTSRASDWPTADLLAAKGNQRVSVVVPARDEESTVGDVVRQVRDDLVTAIPLVDEVVVMDSLSTDDTAYAARSAGATVHSVADVRPDLGVLPGKGEALWKSLFVTSGDLVVFIDADLTDWGTHFVSGLLGPLLTDPGVVLAKGFYDRVLDLGTGVAVEGGRVTELVARPWLALHRPELAAVVQPLAGEWAVRRDHFASLPVPTGYGVEIATLLDTASRRGTEAIAQVDLGNRAHRHQHLHDLGAMATELLAVADRRRGGAAVEEVVLPRMQRDRQWVERTVPATERPPFAEVAAATARG; from the coding sequence GTGGACCCCGCGGCCCGCGCCTGGTTCGACCGGCGCACCTCGCGCGCGAGCGACTGGCCAACAGCCGACCTGCTCGCTGCCAAGGGGAACCAGCGCGTCAGCGTGGTCGTCCCCGCCCGCGACGAGGAGTCGACGGTCGGCGACGTCGTGCGACAGGTGCGCGACGACCTCGTCACCGCGATCCCCCTGGTCGACGAGGTCGTGGTGATGGACTCGCTGTCCACCGACGACACGGCGTACGCCGCCCGGTCGGCCGGCGCGACCGTCCACTCGGTCGCCGACGTCCGCCCCGACCTCGGCGTCCTCCCGGGCAAGGGCGAGGCGCTGTGGAAGTCGCTGTTCGTCACCTCCGGCGACCTCGTGGTCTTCATCGACGCCGACCTGACCGACTGGGGCACCCACTTCGTCTCCGGACTCCTCGGCCCGCTGCTCACCGACCCCGGGGTCGTGCTGGCGAAGGGCTTCTACGACCGGGTGCTCGACCTCGGCACCGGCGTCGCCGTCGAGGGCGGACGGGTGACCGAGCTCGTGGCCCGCCCCTGGCTGGCGCTGCACCGTCCCGAGCTCGCGGCCGTCGTACAGCCGTTGGCGGGGGAGTGGGCCGTGCGCCGCGACCACTTCGCCTCCCTCCCCGTGCCGACCGGCTACGGCGTGGAGATTGCGACGCTGCTCGACACGGCCTCACGCCGCGGCACCGAGGCCATCGCCCAGGTCGACCTCGGCAACCGCGCCCATCGCCACCAGCACCTGCACGACCTGGGGGCGATGGCCACCGAGCTGCTCGCGGTGGCCGACCGGCGGCGCGGCGGCGCGGCGGTCGAGGAGGTCGTGCTGCCGCGGATGCAGCGCGACCGGCAGTGGGTCGAGCGGACCGTCCCGGCCACGGAGCGTCCGCCGTTCGCCGAGGTCGCCGCGGCGACCGCACGCGGCTGA
- a CDS encoding helix-turn-helix domain-containing GNAT family N-acetyltransferase: protein MESTAVLRRFNRTYTQRIGVLEESFLGTGRPLAVNRVLFEVGADEGTTVRRLREHLGLDSGHLSRLLRRLEGDRLVSIGPDPVDARRRVVHLTADGRAAVEDLDRRSEDLAVELLSPLTERQRTRLSEALATADLLVRAATVELRTVPPDDAVAREATRRYVAELAARFPAGFEPDGPEAAEPGATYVVATSGGAPVAHGGIRPLPDLPGRTAELKRMWVDAEWRGAGLGARMLRHLEALAQQTGHDRVVLDTNATLTEAIDLYERMGYRRTERYNDNPYADHFFERTLP from the coding sequence ATGGAGAGCACCGCGGTCCTGCGCCGGTTCAACCGGACCTACACCCAGCGCATCGGGGTCCTGGAGGAGTCGTTCCTGGGCACCGGCCGACCGCTCGCGGTCAACCGCGTGCTGTTCGAGGTCGGCGCCGACGAGGGCACCACCGTCCGACGGCTCCGGGAGCACCTCGGCCTGGACTCGGGACACCTCTCCCGCCTGCTGCGTCGCCTGGAGGGCGACCGGCTCGTCAGCATCGGGCCGGACCCGGTCGACGCCCGGCGACGGGTCGTGCACCTCACCGCCGACGGTCGTGCTGCGGTCGAGGACCTGGACCGCCGGTCCGAGGACCTCGCGGTGGAGCTGCTCTCCCCACTGACCGAACGGCAGCGCACGCGGCTCTCCGAGGCCCTGGCCACCGCCGACCTGCTGGTGCGTGCCGCCACCGTCGAGCTCCGGACGGTCCCGCCCGATGACGCCGTCGCCCGCGAGGCGACCCGGCGCTACGTCGCCGAGCTCGCCGCACGCTTCCCCGCCGGGTTCGAGCCCGACGGCCCTGAGGCCGCCGAGCCGGGGGCGACGTACGTCGTCGCCACCAGCGGGGGCGCTCCCGTCGCCCACGGTGGGATCCGTCCGTTGCCGGACCTCCCGGGACGCACCGCGGAGCTGAAGCGCATGTGGGTCGACGCCGAGTGGCGGGGTGCCGGCCTGGGGGCGCGGATGCTGCGCCACCTCGAGGCACTGGCACAGCAGACCGGGCACGACCGGGTCGTCCTCGACACCAACGCGACCCTGACCGAGGCGATCGACCTCTACGAGCGGATGGGCTACCGGCGCACCGAGCGCTACAACGACAACCCCTACGCCGACCACTTCTTCGAACGCACCCTCCCGTGA
- a CDS encoding DsbA family protein: MSKKSRTQSRAEKAAEIKAAQARRERKRRLLAIGGVVGAMVLIVGGAVLISALNREDVEPADVGASEYGFVYGPDEADHTVVIYEDFLCPHCGTLEAAAGEDLAEQADQGAVRIDYRPVAFLGEESVRTLNAFKVVLEESGPDVAKEYHDALFAEQASAPLADDQLVELAVESGAEEGAVRGGIEDMAQEDWVTEATEAAAADGLQGTPTVQLDGETFDDGSSWQEIGANLVAAVQE; the protein is encoded by the coding sequence ATGTCGAAGAAGTCCCGGACCCAGAGCCGAGCCGAGAAGGCCGCTGAGATCAAGGCCGCCCAGGCCCGACGCGAGCGCAAGCGCCGCCTGCTGGCCATCGGTGGCGTCGTCGGCGCCATGGTGCTCATCGTCGGCGGAGCCGTGCTCATCAGTGCGTTGAACCGGGAGGACGTCGAGCCCGCGGACGTCGGGGCGAGCGAGTACGGCTTCGTATACGGCCCTGACGAGGCCGACCACACCGTGGTCATCTACGAGGACTTCCTCTGCCCGCACTGCGGCACGTTGGAGGCCGCGGCCGGCGAGGACCTCGCCGAGCAGGCCGACCAGGGCGCGGTGCGCATCGACTACCGGCCCGTGGCGTTCCTCGGCGAGGAGTCGGTGCGGACGCTCAACGCGTTCAAGGTCGTCCTGGAGGAGTCGGGCCCCGACGTGGCCAAGGAGTACCACGACGCGCTCTTCGCCGAGCAGGCCTCCGCACCACTCGCCGACGACCAGCTGGTGGAGCTGGCCGTGGAGTCCGGCGCCGAGGAGGGCGCGGTCCGTGGTGGCATCGAGGACATGGCGCAGGAGGACTGGGTCACCGAGGCCACCGAGGCGGCGGCCGCCGACGGCCTCCAGGGCACCCCGACGGTCCAGCTCGACGGCGAGACCTTCGACGACGGCTCCTCCTGGCAGGAGATCGGCGCGAACCTCGTCGCGGCGGTCCAGGAGTAG
- the folP gene encoding dihydropteroate synthase — protein MSAPTLRIGGTDRPVEGTWVMGVVNASPESFSDGGRFTSLDQRLERCQELVAAGADVIDVGGQSAITNRPEIDARQEADRVVPIVAWLQRHHPEVLVSVDTYKPTVAEAALEAGAAILNDVSGLRDPALADIVARHRAGLVLMHTAAAPLTRLQQRDLYDDVAGEVVAFLGDRMAAAVDRGVPAESIVLDPGPDFTKTPHQTVAVLRRIAEVRALGRPVLLALSRKDFLGAVTGRSPRGRDAATHAAIAHFAATPGNIVRVHDVAAARDVIATVDLLEGRREIDPDYLLPDEIRHERPSA, from the coding sequence GTGAGCGCGCCAACCCTCCGCATCGGCGGCACCGATCGACCCGTCGAGGGCACCTGGGTGATGGGGGTCGTCAACGCGAGCCCGGAGTCCTTCTCCGACGGCGGGCGCTTCACCTCACTCGACCAGCGGCTGGAGCGGTGCCAGGAGCTCGTGGCGGCCGGTGCCGACGTCATCGACGTCGGCGGCCAGTCCGCGATCACCAACCGGCCCGAGATCGACGCCCGCCAGGAGGCGGACCGGGTCGTCCCGATCGTCGCCTGGCTCCAGCGCCACCACCCCGAGGTCCTGGTGAGCGTCGACACCTACAAGCCGACCGTCGCCGAGGCGGCGCTCGAGGCGGGGGCGGCGATCCTCAACGACGTCAGCGGCCTCCGCGACCCGGCACTGGCCGACATCGTCGCCCGGCACCGGGCCGGCCTGGTGCTGATGCACACCGCCGCCGCGCCACTGACCCGGCTCCAGCAACGCGACCTCTACGACGACGTCGCCGGCGAGGTCGTCGCGTTCCTCGGTGACCGCATGGCCGCCGCCGTCGACCGCGGCGTGCCCGCGGAGTCGATCGTGCTCGACCCCGGTCCCGACTTCACCAAGACCCCGCACCAGACCGTCGCCGTCCTGCGTCGCATCGCCGAGGTCCGCGCGCTGGGGCGACCGGTGCTGCTCGCCCTGTCCCGCAAGGACTTCCTCGGCGCCGTCACCGGCCGTTCGCCCCGTGGCCGCGACGCCGCGACCCATGCCGCCATCGCCCACTTCGCCGCCACGCCGGGCAACATCGTGCGGGTGCACGACGTCGCCGCCGCCCGCGACGTGATCGCCACCGTCGACCTGCTCGAGGGGCGCCGGGAGATCGATCCGGACTACCTGCTGCCCGACGAGATCCGGCACGAGCGGCCGAGCGCCTGA
- a CDS encoding MauE/DoxX family redox-associated membrane protein: MNAGVHGWLGLLARLVTGGVWIVAGALKVTDPRASVEAVRAYELLPGSLVEPVGLVLPALELGIGIALVVGALTRGAAVVSAVLFLAFIVGIASVWMRGIEIDCGCFGGGGAEPGAASNYPWEIARDVALLAASAYVVALRRTRWALDNLLFPSIHEEADVEEVPDPEPSREGR, from the coding sequence ATGAACGCGGGGGTACACGGCTGGCTGGGGCTGCTCGCCCGCCTGGTGACCGGTGGCGTCTGGATCGTCGCCGGCGCACTCAAGGTCACCGACCCGCGGGCGAGCGTGGAGGCCGTGCGTGCCTACGAGCTGCTCCCCGGGAGCCTGGTCGAGCCGGTCGGGCTCGTCCTGCCCGCCCTCGAGCTCGGCATCGGGATCGCGCTGGTCGTCGGTGCCCTCACCCGCGGCGCCGCCGTCGTCTCCGCGGTGCTGTTCCTCGCCTTCATCGTCGGCATCGCCTCGGTCTGGATGCGTGGCATCGAGATCGACTGCGGATGCTTCGGCGGCGGTGGTGCCGAGCCCGGCGCCGCCTCCAACTACCCCTGGGAGATCGCACGCGACGTCGCGCTGCTGGCGGCGTCGGCGTACGTCGTCGCGCTGCGGCGCACCCGGTGGGCGTTGGACAACCTGTTGTTCCCATCCATCCACGAGGAAGCTGATGTCGAAGAAGTCCCGGACCCAGAGCCGAGCCGAGAAGGCCGCTGA
- a CDS encoding Lrp/AsnC family transcriptional regulator has product MATGHDLDELDLALLSALTEHPRVGDMELSRLTHVARATVQSRLRRLQDAGIIADWGPTVDPVAAGFPVRAMVTLHIAQGALDEVARDLAAIPYVLEAYVTTGEYDVLCQVATPSHEELQATLVRIDQSATVVRSVSVVVLSTLVPPRVLPLLHTVSPELTGRAPAYRRR; this is encoded by the coding sequence ATGGCGACCGGTCACGACCTCGACGAGCTCGACCTCGCACTGCTCTCGGCCCTCACCGAGCACCCGCGGGTCGGCGACATGGAGCTCTCCCGGCTCACCCATGTCGCGCGGGCCACCGTGCAGAGCCGGCTGCGCCGACTCCAGGACGCCGGGATCATCGCCGACTGGGGACCGACCGTGGACCCGGTCGCCGCCGGGTTCCCGGTGCGGGCGATGGTGACGCTGCACATCGCCCAGGGAGCACTCGACGAGGTCGCCCGCGACCTGGCCGCGATCCCCTACGTGCTCGAGGCCTACGTGACCACCGGCGAGTACGACGTCCTGTGCCAGGTGGCGACGCCCTCGCACGAGGAGCTGCAGGCGACGCTGGTGCGCATCGACCAGTCCGCGACGGTGGTCCGGTCGGTCAGCGTGGTGGTCCTCTCCACCCTGGTCCCCCCACGCGTGCTCCCCTTGCTGCACACTGTGTCACCGGAATTGACAGGCCGGGCCCCGGCGTACCGGCGCCGCTGA
- a CDS encoding homogentisate 1,2-dioxygenase — MAHYHCSGAVPPKRHTQFRDDDGRLRYEELMGEEGFSSDSSLLYHRHVPSAMLEARPWELPDLTTTPNWPLAPRHLRLHDLFGADEASQRDAVTGRRLVLGNADVRISYVLAGAASPLYRNAVGDECVFVEAGHGVVETVFGDLTAGPGDYVVLPRATTHRWVPTGGEPMRLYAIEGNSHIAPPKRYLSRYGQFLEHAPYCERDLRLPDAPRVVEDTEVEVLIKHRGSGGGLAGTVHVVPQHPFDVVGWDGCLYPYVFNVDDFEPITGRVHQPPPVHQVFEGHNFVVCNFVPRKVDYHPLSVPVPYYHSNVDSDEVMFYVAGDYEARKGSGIGRGSITLHPGGHSHGPQPSAIEASLGVERFDELAVMVDTFRPLELGEAGRASDDGVYLRSWSQDAGADGTSR, encoded by the coding sequence ATGGCCCACTACCACTGCAGTGGCGCGGTGCCGCCGAAGCGGCACACGCAGTTCCGTGACGACGACGGCCGGTTGCGCTACGAGGAGCTGATGGGGGAGGAGGGGTTCTCCTCGGACTCCTCGCTGCTCTACCACCGCCACGTCCCCTCGGCGATGCTCGAGGCCCGTCCCTGGGAGCTGCCCGACCTCACCACGACGCCGAACTGGCCGCTGGCGCCGCGCCACCTGCGGCTGCACGACCTGTTCGGGGCCGACGAGGCATCACAGCGGGACGCCGTGACGGGCCGCCGTCTCGTGCTCGGCAACGCCGACGTGCGCATCAGCTACGTCCTCGCCGGCGCCGCTTCGCCGCTGTACCGCAACGCGGTGGGCGACGAGTGCGTCTTCGTGGAGGCTGGCCACGGCGTGGTGGAGACGGTGTTCGGCGACCTCACGGCCGGCCCCGGTGACTACGTCGTCCTGCCGCGTGCCACCACCCATCGCTGGGTGCCGACGGGCGGGGAGCCGATGCGGCTCTACGCCATCGAGGGCAACAGCCACATCGCGCCACCCAAGCGGTACCTCTCGCGCTACGGCCAGTTCCTCGAGCACGCGCCGTACTGCGAGCGGGACCTGCGGCTGCCCGACGCGCCGCGCGTGGTCGAGGACACCGAGGTCGAGGTGCTCATCAAGCACCGCGGCAGCGGGGGTGGGTTGGCCGGGACCGTCCACGTGGTGCCCCAGCACCCGTTCGACGTCGTGGGCTGGGACGGGTGCCTCTACCCCTACGTCTTCAACGTCGACGACTTCGAGCCGATCACCGGCCGGGTCCATCAGCCGCCGCCGGTCCACCAGGTCTTCGAGGGGCACAACTTCGTGGTGTGCAACTTCGTGCCGCGCAAGGTCGACTACCACCCGCTGTCGGTGCCGGTGCCGTACTACCACTCCAACGTCGACTCCGACGAGGTCATGTTCTACGTCGCCGGCGACTACGAGGCGCGCAAGGGGTCGGGCATCGGCAGGGGCTCGATCACGCTGCACCCCGGGGGGCACTCCCACGGTCCGCAGCCGAGCGCCATCGAGGCCAGCCTCGGCGTCGAGCGGTTCGACGAGCTCGCCGTCATGGTCGACACCTTCCGGCCACTCGAGCTCGGCGAGGCCGGCCGCGCCAGCGATGACGGCGTCTACCTGCGGTCCTGGTCGCAGGACGCCGGAGCCGACGGCACGTCGCGATGA
- the hppD gene encoding 4-hydroxyphenylpyruvate dioxygenase — protein MSLLTHEEKLAHLDLDQLKQLVGLVEYDDATDPFPVTGWDAVVWAVGNAKQAAHFFISALGMRLVAYSGPETGNRDHAAYVLVSGAVRFVIKGGVDPDSPLIAHQARHGDGVVDVALEVPDVDRCIEHARRAGAEVLEEPHEVTDEHGTIRLAAIATYGETRHTLVDRSRYDGPYFPGYVERSSGHQPSPGDPKRLFQALDHVVGNVELGRMDEWVDFYRRVMGFANMAEFVGDDIATEYSALMSKVVANGNHRVKFPLNEPAVGKRKSQIEEYLDFYRSPGVQHLALATNDILTAVDTMRARGIEFLQVPDSYYEDPELRARIGEVRVPIEELQRRGILVDRDEDGYLLQIFTKPLGDRPTVFFEFIERHGSLGFGIGNFKALFEAIEREQERRGNT, from the coding sequence ATGAGCCTGCTGACGCACGAAGAGAAGCTCGCCCACCTCGACCTCGACCAGCTCAAGCAGCTCGTCGGCCTGGTGGAGTATGACGACGCCACCGACCCCTTCCCGGTGACCGGGTGGGATGCCGTCGTGTGGGCGGTGGGCAACGCCAAGCAGGCGGCGCACTTCTTCATCAGCGCCCTGGGCATGCGGCTGGTCGCCTACTCGGGACCGGAGACCGGCAACCGCGACCACGCGGCGTACGTCCTGGTCAGTGGCGCCGTGCGGTTCGTCATCAAGGGTGGCGTCGACCCCGACAGCCCGCTCATCGCCCACCAGGCCCGCCACGGCGACGGCGTGGTCGACGTCGCGCTGGAGGTGCCCGACGTCGACCGCTGCATCGAGCACGCGCGCCGGGCGGGGGCGGAGGTCCTCGAGGAGCCGCACGAGGTCACCGACGAGCACGGCACCATCCGGCTCGCCGCGATCGCCACCTACGGCGAGACCCGCCACACGCTGGTCGACCGGTCCCGCTACGACGGCCCCTATTTCCCCGGCTACGTCGAGCGCAGCTCCGGCCACCAGCCATCGCCCGGGGACCCGAAGCGGCTCTTCCAGGCCCTCGACCACGTCGTGGGCAACGTCGAGCTGGGGCGGATGGATGAGTGGGTCGACTTCTACCGCCGCGTCATGGGGTTCGCGAACATGGCCGAGTTCGTGGGCGACGACATCGCCACCGAGTACTCCGCCCTGATGTCGAAGGTCGTGGCCAACGGCAACCACCGCGTGAAGTTCCCGCTCAACGAGCCCGCGGTCGGCAAGCGCAAGTCACAGATCGAGGAGTACCTCGACTTCTACCGCAGCCCCGGCGTGCAGCACCTCGCGCTGGCGACCAACGACATCCTCACCGCCGTCGACACGATGCGTGCGCGCGGCATCGAGTTCCTCCAGGTGCCGGACTCCTACTACGAGGACCCCGAGCTGCGGGCCCGCATCGGCGAGGTGCGCGTCCCCATCGAGGAGCTCCAGCGGCGCGGGATCCTGGTCGACCGCGACGAGGACGGCTACCTGCTCCAGATCTTCACCAAGCCGTTGGGGGACCGCCCCACGGTCTTCTTCGAGTTCATCGAGCGGCACGGGTCGCTCGGGTTCGGCATCGGCAACTTCAAGGCGCTCTTCGAGGCCATCGAGCGCGAGCAGGAGCGTCGGGGTAATACCTGA
- the orn gene encoding oligoribonuclease, producing the protein MSDRLVWIDCEMTGLDLGADALIEIAALVTDFDLRVLGEGVDVIIKPPAEALDQMIDLVRDMHTTSGLLDDLHAGVTLQEAEEQVLAYLREHVGKGARPPLAGNSVATDRGFIARDMPALDDFLHYRIVDVSSVKELSRRWYPRAYYNSPPKRGNHRALADIQESIEELRYYREAVFQPQPGPSSDTAKALADRHGGAITGLGEQGDTDSAS; encoded by the coding sequence GTGAGTGACCGGCTGGTGTGGATCGACTGCGAGATGACGGGCCTGGACCTGGGGGCCGATGCCCTCATCGAGATCGCTGCGCTCGTCACCGACTTCGACCTCCGGGTGCTCGGTGAGGGCGTCGACGTGATCATCAAGCCGCCGGCGGAGGCGCTGGACCAGATGATCGACCTGGTGCGGGACATGCACACGACCTCGGGGCTGCTGGACGACCTGCACGCCGGCGTGACGCTGCAGGAGGCCGAGGAGCAGGTCTTGGCCTACCTGCGCGAGCACGTCGGCAAGGGCGCTCGTCCCCCACTCGCCGGCAACTCGGTCGCCACGGACCGCGGCTTCATCGCCCGCGACATGCCGGCGCTCGACGACTTCCTCCACTACCGCATCGTCGACGTCTCCTCGGTCAAGGAGCTCTCCCGTCGCTGGTACCCGCGGGCCTACTACAACTCCCCACCCAAGCGCGGCAACCACCGCGCCCTCGCCGACATCCAGGAGAGCATCGAGGAGCTGCGCTACTACCGCGAGGCGGTGTTCCAGCCCCAGCCCGGCCCCAGCAGCGACACGGCGAAGGCCCTGGCCGACCGCCACGGGGGCGCGATCACCGGACTGGGCGAGCAGGGCGACACCGATTCCGCGTCCTGA
- a CDS encoding alanine/glycine:cation symporter family protein: MPITQTLFAGTSLGAAEAEENSGWLADLESAISSGFEPVATAVADVVFFTVPIAGVDVPLVALWLVAAAFIFTVYFGGIQFRSFPTSMALVRGKYSRASDPGEVTHFQALASAVSGTVGLGNIAGVAVAVTVGGPGATFWMVLAGLLGMCTKFVECTLGVKYREVHEDGTVTGGPFRYMPVAFERFGSVVSKGAVGFFAVALILFGALGGNAFQANQTYSQAVEVTGGESGFLGSDAASLIFGLVLAALVGIVIIGGVRSIARVTSKLVPVMAVIYIAACLLVILINVTEVPAAFGSIISGAFNPEGITGGVIGVLIIGFQRAAFSNEAGLGSAPIVHSAVKTKNPVSEGFVALLEPFIDTVIVCTMTALTIVIAADATDYNDLIGQGISNDTGVVLTSQSFETVLPGFENVLALAVALFAFSTLITWSYYTLRAWTTLVGKTKGRENFFKALFCFFTVVGAVVDLGSVLTFADSMLFLCAIFNLLACYLLLPKVKEEIVKWRQGIKDGSIAEVPVEERAS, encoded by the coding sequence ATGCCGATCACACAAACATTGTTCGCAGGCACCTCACTGGGGGCCGCCGAAGCCGAGGAGAACTCCGGCTGGCTGGCAGACCTGGAGAGCGCCATCAGCAGCGGCTTCGAGCCGGTCGCCACCGCGGTCGCCGACGTCGTCTTCTTCACCGTGCCGATCGCGGGCGTCGACGTCCCGCTCGTCGCGCTGTGGCTGGTGGCCGCAGCATTCATCTTCACCGTCTACTTCGGCGGGATCCAGTTCCGCTCCTTCCCGACCTCGATGGCCCTGGTGCGCGGGAAGTACTCCCGCGCCAGCGACCCCGGCGAGGTCACCCACTTCCAGGCGTTGGCGTCGGCGGTGTCCGGCACGGTCGGCCTGGGCAACATCGCCGGTGTCGCCGTCGCGGTCACCGTGGGTGGACCGGGTGCGACGTTCTGGATGGTCCTGGCCGGACTCCTCGGCATGTGTACCAAGTTCGTGGAGTGCACGCTGGGCGTGAAGTACCGCGAGGTGCACGAGGACGGCACCGTCACCGGCGGACCGTTCCGCTACATGCCGGTCGCCTTCGAGCGCTTCGGCAGCGTCGTCAGCAAGGGCGCGGTCGGCTTCTTCGCCGTCGCCCTGATCCTCTTCGGCGCCCTGGGCGGCAACGCCTTCCAGGCCAACCAGACCTACTCCCAGGCCGTCGAGGTCACCGGTGGCGAGAGCGGGTTCCTCGGCTCCGACGCGGCGTCGCTGATCTTCGGCCTGGTCCTCGCCGCCCTCGTCGGCATCGTGATCATCGGCGGGGTCCGGTCGATCGCCCGGGTCACCAGCAAGCTGGTCCCCGTGATGGCCGTGATCTACATCGCTGCGTGCCTGCTGGTCATCCTGATCAACGTCACCGAGGTGCCCGCCGCCTTCGGCTCGATCATCTCCGGCGCCTTCAACCCCGAGGGCATCACCGGTGGTGTCATCGGTGTGCTGATCATCGGCTTCCAGCGCGCGGCCTTCTCCAACGAGGCCGGCCTCGGCTCCGCGCCGATCGTGCACTCCGCGGTCAAGACGAAGAACCCGGTCAGCGAGGGCTTCGTGGCCCTGCTCGAGCCCTTCATCGACACCGTGATCGTGTGCACGATGACCGCGCTCACCATCGTGATCGCGGCCGATGCCACCGACTACAACGACCTCATCGGTCAGGGGATCAGCAACGACACCGGCGTGGTCCTGACCTCGCAGTCCTTCGAGACCGTGCTCCCCGGCTTCGAGAACGTCCTCGCGCTGGCCGTGGCGCTGTTCGCCTTCTCGACCCTGATCACCTGGTCCTACTACACGCTGCGGGCCTGGACCACGCTCGTGGGCAAGACCAAGGGCCGGGAGAACTTCTTCAAGGCGCTGTTCTGCTTCTTCACCGTGGTCGGTGCCGTGGTCGACCTGGGGTCGGTGCTCACCTTCGCCGACTCGATGCTCTTCCTCTGCGCGATCTTCAACCTGCTGGCCTGCTACCTGCTGCTGCCGAAGGTCAAGGAGGAGATCGTCAAGTGGCGCCAGGGCATCAAGGACGGTTCGATCGCCGAGGTTCCCGTCGAGGAACGCGCGAGCTGA
- the fahA gene encoding fumarylacetoacetase, translating to MTRPEVPSGSLFGAANLPYGVYSVDGAAPRVATRYGDHVVDLALLLGDDVFAAPSLNPFLAQGHDRWVAVRAAIRDALEDDVPEAALHDHDAVTLHLPFEVADYVDFYASEHHAANLGRLFRPDAADPLQPNWKHLPVGYHGRSASIVVSGTDIVRPQGQRLPAAGARGGTPVPEFGPSQRLDLEAELGFVVGTGSAAGEPIPVADAERHLFGVVLFNDWSARDLQAWEYVPLGPMLGKSFASTVSPWVVPLPALDAARVATPVQDPPVLPYLAMPQPWGLDVEVEVVWNDEVVSRPPYAAMYWSPAQMLAHLTANGAPTRPGDLFASGTVSGPARTERGALIELTWDGADPLVLDGVPRTYLEDGDEVVLRATAPATDGGRLGLGEARGRILPAR from the coding sequence ATGACGCGTCCGGAGGTGCCGTCCGGATCCCTCTTCGGTGCGGCCAACCTGCCCTACGGGGTCTACTCGGTCGACGGCGCCGCGCCGCGGGTGGCGACCCGGTACGGCGACCACGTCGTCGACCTCGCGCTGCTCCTCGGTGACGACGTCTTCGCGGCGCCCTCGCTCAACCCGTTCCTGGCCCAGGGCCACGACCGGTGGGTCGCCGTGCGCGCCGCGATCAGGGACGCGCTCGAGGACGACGTACCCGAGGCCGCGCTGCACGACCACGACGCCGTCACGCTGCACCTCCCGTTCGAGGTGGCCGACTACGTCGACTTCTACGCCTCCGAGCACCACGCGGCGAACCTCGGTCGCCTGTTCCGTCCCGACGCCGCGGACCCGCTGCAGCCCAACTGGAAGCACCTGCCCGTGGGCTACCACGGCCGATCGGCCTCGATCGTGGTCTCGGGCACCGACATCGTCCGGCCGCAGGGGCAGCGGTTGCCGGCGGCGGGTGCGCGCGGCGGCACCCCGGTGCCGGAGTTCGGGCCGTCCCAGCGACTGGACCTCGAGGCGGAGCTCGGCTTCGTCGTGGGCACCGGCAGCGCGGCGGGGGAGCCGATCCCGGTCGCCGACGCCGAGCGACACCTGTTCGGCGTCGTGCTGTTCAACGACTGGTCCGCCCGCGACCTGCAGGCCTGGGAGTACGTGCCGCTCGGACCGATGCTCGGCAAGTCCTTCGCCTCGACGGTCTCGCCGTGGGTCGTGCCGCTGCCAGCACTGGACGCAGCCCGGGTCGCGACGCCGGTGCAGGACCCGCCGGTGCTGCCCTACCTGGCGATGCCGCAGCCGTGGGGACTCGACGTCGAGGTCGAGGTGGTGTGGAACGACGAGGTCGTCAGCCGCCCGCCGTACGCCGCGATGTACTGGTCGCCGGCCCAGATGCTGGCCCACCTGACCGCGAACGGCGCGCCGACGCGGCCCGGGGACCTGTTCGCCTCGGGCACCGTCTCGGGTCCGGCCCGCACCGAGCGCGGGGCGCTCATCGAGCTCACCTGGGACGGCGCCGATCCGCTGGTGCTCGACGGGGTGCCGCGGACCTACCTCGAGGACGGCGACGAGGTGGTGCTGCGCGCCACCGCGCCGGCCACCGACGGCGGCCGGCTCGGACTGGGCGAGGCCCGCGGCCGCATCCTGCCCGCGCGCTGA